In Pseudofrankia saprophytica, one genomic interval encodes:
- a CDS encoding DUF305 domain-containing protein: protein MKRLVMLLGAVLAAVVLAACGGASTGASAGSGGSMSSMGTTASEDHNAADVAFAQGMIPHHQQAIEMADLAPTRASSPDVKALAQKIREAQAPEITTMTGWLTSWGEPTAAPSASGGMDMDHGDMSSMPMATPSASMGGMMSEADMSMLENASGRGFDRMFLTMMIQHHRGAIAMATTEQRDGDYGPAKQLAGAIVTNQTAEITTMQTLLQKI, encoded by the coding sequence ATGAAACGACTCGTCATGCTGCTCGGTGCCGTGCTGGCCGCGGTCGTGCTCGCCGCGTGCGGCGGCGCCTCGACCGGTGCCAGCGCTGGTTCCGGCGGTTCCATGAGCTCGATGGGCACGACCGCCAGCGAAGATCACAACGCGGCGGACGTCGCGTTCGCACAGGGCATGATTCCGCATCACCAGCAGGCCATCGAGATGGCGGACCTCGCCCCCACCCGGGCGTCCTCGCCTGACGTGAAGGCACTGGCCCAGAAGATCCGCGAGGCCCAGGCCCCGGAGATCACGACGATGACCGGCTGGCTGACCAGCTGGGGCGAGCCAACGGCCGCGCCGAGCGCCAGCGGCGGGATGGATATGGATCACGGCGACATGTCGTCGATGCCGATGGCCACGCCCAGTGCCTCGATGGGCGGGATGATGAGCGAGGCGGACATGTCGATGCTGGAGAACGCCTCTGGCCGCGGCTTTGACCGGATGTTCCTCACCATGATGATCCAGCATCACCGGGGGGCGATCGCCATGGCGACCACGGAGCAGCGCGACGGCGACTACGGCCCGGCCAAGCAGCTGGCCGGGGCGATCGTGACCAACCAGACCGCCGAGATCACCACCATGCAGACACTCCTCCAGAAGATCTGA
- a CDS encoding heavy metal translocating P-type ATPase, with protein sequence MHAHHGGSGRPPLATVVLQVSGMRCATEKARVEAVLGRRPGVVVVAANPVAQTAVVTYDPARTSAEQLAGWIRDCGYHCGGQSVPKHVCDPLAEPLQAGGHGPEGAAPVPGTSDRAAVGTLEPPQADAVHEGHAAHEHGGTRVTSPHEAMGHGGHGSMSMAAMVADMRNRFVVAVVFAVPIVLWSSIGRDVLGFRVAAPFGLRDDVFQLVLSLPVVFWSSWIFFDGAVRALRARTLDMMVLVAVAIGTGWVYSLVVTLTGGGEVFYEAAALLAAFVLLGHWFEMRARGGANDAIRALLELAPEQALVVRDGEPVAVPTAEVVVGDLLLVRPGAKIAVDGVVEAGESDVDESMVTGESLPVHKAPGSQAIGATVNTNGTLRVRATKVGADTALAQIVALVQEAQNSKAPGQRLADRAAFWLVLVALLGGLGTLLVWLFATGRPAREAILFAITVVVITCPDALGLATPTAIMVGTGLGARRGILFKNAIAVESAARIDTVVLDKTGTLTKGEPEVTDLFAAAGVAENELLWLAAAVERESEHPLAAAVVRYAGTRGLKPPHADGFVNVPGHGAVATVDGRRVAVGNLRLMTREGVEADELGERRDALVTGGRTAVLVAVDGKAAGLIGLADAPRPTAAQAVRALHDAGVEVVMLTGDNEATARRIAGQLGIDTVIAEVLPGDKAAKVAELRQAGRRVAMVGDGVNDAPALAGADLGIAIGAGTDVAIETADVVLMRSDPLDVPAALLIGRGTLRKMRQNLGWAVGYNAIALPIAAGVFEPATGLTLRPEIAALAMSGSSFLVAVNAILLKRLRLPRTVAVPGPATAVSTVTADRPPVHPAR encoded by the coding sequence ATGCACGCTCACCACGGCGGATCCGGACGGCCGCCGCTCGCGACGGTTGTTCTGCAGGTCTCGGGGATGCGTTGCGCCACCGAGAAGGCGCGGGTGGAGGCCGTGCTGGGGCGCCGGCCGGGGGTGGTCGTGGTGGCGGCCAACCCGGTGGCGCAGACCGCGGTCGTCACGTACGACCCGGCCCGGACATCCGCCGAGCAGCTCGCCGGCTGGATCCGGGACTGTGGCTACCACTGCGGTGGGCAGTCCGTTCCGAAGCATGTTTGTGATCCGCTCGCGGAGCCCCTTCAGGCTGGTGGCCACGGGCCTGAAGGGGCAGCCCCGGTGCCCGGAACGTCGGATCGGGCGGCGGTGGGAACCCTGGAACCGCCTCAGGCCGATGCCGTCCACGAGGGGCACGCCGCCCACGAGCACGGTGGGACTCGGGTGACGTCGCCGCACGAGGCGATGGGCCATGGCGGGCACGGGTCCATGTCGATGGCGGCGATGGTCGCGGACATGCGCAACCGGTTCGTGGTGGCCGTGGTCTTCGCGGTGCCGATCGTGCTGTGGTCATCGATCGGCCGTGACGTGCTCGGGTTCCGCGTGGCCGCGCCGTTCGGTCTGCGGGACGACGTGTTCCAGCTGGTCCTGAGCCTGCCGGTGGTCTTCTGGTCGTCGTGGATCTTTTTCGACGGTGCGGTGCGGGCCCTGCGTGCCCGGACCTTGGACATGATGGTGCTGGTCGCGGTCGCGATCGGCACCGGCTGGGTCTATTCGCTGGTCGTGACACTGACGGGCGGTGGCGAGGTCTTCTACGAGGCCGCGGCCCTGCTCGCCGCGTTCGTGCTGCTCGGCCACTGGTTCGAGATGCGCGCCCGCGGCGGCGCGAACGACGCGATCCGCGCCCTGCTCGAGCTCGCCCCCGAGCAGGCGCTCGTCGTACGTGACGGCGAGCCGGTCGCGGTGCCCACCGCCGAGGTCGTCGTCGGAGACCTGCTGCTGGTCCGCCCCGGCGCCAAGATCGCCGTCGACGGGGTGGTGGAGGCCGGCGAGTCGGACGTCGACGAGTCGATGGTGACCGGCGAGAGCCTGCCCGTGCACAAGGCGCCCGGCTCGCAGGCCATCGGAGCGACCGTCAACACCAACGGCACGCTGCGGGTCCGCGCGACCAAGGTTGGCGCCGACACCGCGCTGGCGCAGATCGTCGCGCTCGTCCAGGAGGCGCAGAACAGCAAGGCTCCCGGGCAGCGGCTGGCCGACCGGGCCGCGTTCTGGCTGGTGCTGGTCGCTCTGCTCGGCGGGCTGGGCACGTTGCTGGTCTGGCTGTTCGCCACCGGCCGGCCCGCCCGCGAAGCGATCCTGTTCGCGATCACGGTCGTGGTCATCACCTGCCCGGACGCGCTCGGGCTCGCGACCCCAACCGCGATCATGGTCGGTACCGGTCTCGGAGCGCGGCGCGGCATCCTGTTCAAGAACGCCATCGCGGTCGAGTCCGCGGCCCGCATCGACACCGTCGTGCTGGACAAGACCGGCACCCTGACCAAGGGAGAGCCCGAGGTCACCGACCTCTTCGCCGCGGCCGGCGTCGCCGAGAACGAGCTGCTGTGGCTGGCCGCCGCGGTGGAGCGGGAATCGGAGCATCCGCTGGCCGCCGCGGTTGTTCGGTACGCAGGCACCCGCGGGCTGAAGCCGCCGCACGCGGACGGGTTCGTCAACGTGCCCGGCCACGGTGCCGTCGCGACTGTGGACGGACGCCGGGTCGCGGTCGGGAACCTTCGCCTGATGACCCGAGAAGGCGTCGAGGCCGACGAGCTCGGCGAGCGTCGGGACGCGCTGGTCACGGGCGGTCGGACCGCGGTACTTGTCGCCGTGGACGGTAAGGCGGCCGGGCTGATCGGCCTGGCGGACGCGCCTAGGCCGACCGCGGCCCAGGCCGTCCGGGCCCTGCACGACGCCGGCGTCGAGGTTGTCATGCTCACCGGCGACAACGAGGCGACCGCGCGGCGGATCGCCGGACAGCTCGGCATCGACACCGTCATCGCCGAGGTGCTCCCCGGCGACAAGGCGGCCAAGGTCGCCGAGCTGCGTCAGGCCGGGCGGCGGGTGGCGATGGTCGGCGACGGCGTCAACGACGCGCCGGCGCTGGCGGGCGCCGACCTGGGCATCGCGATCGGCGCCGGCACCGACGTGGCGATCGAAACCGCCGACGTGGTCCTGATGCGCTCCGACCCACTCGACGTGCCGGCGGCCCTGCTCATCGGCCGCGGCACACTGCGCAAGATGCGCCAGAACCTCGGCTGGGCTGTCGGCTACAACGCCATCGCCCTACCGATCGCCGCCGGCGTCTTCGAGCCCGCCACCGGGCTCACCCTCCGGCCGGAGATCGCCGCCCTGGCCATGTCCGGCTCCAGCTTCCTCGTCGCCGTCAACGCCATCCTTCTCAAGCGTCTGCGACTGCCCCGCACGGTCGCCGTGCCTGGACCGGCGACGGCAGTCTCCACCGTCACCGCCGACCGACCGCCGGTTCACCCGGCGAGGTAG
- a CDS encoding DUF2933 domain-containing protein, whose protein sequence is MTRKNLPSLALALVVAAVVAVLTVNLPAGVLLPLLLVLACPLTMFFMHGEHGMHGGGGSHQHRDTPGPSSHQPSSPHSEASKPTRDAPSGETRRI, encoded by the coding sequence ATGACGCGGAAGAACCTGCCGTCGCTCGCGCTGGCCCTGGTGGTGGCCGCCGTCGTCGCTGTCCTCACGGTCAATTTGCCGGCCGGCGTCCTGCTGCCGCTGCTGCTGGTGCTCGCGTGCCCGCTGACGATGTTCTTCATGCACGGTGAACACGGCATGCACGGCGGCGGCGGTTCGCATCAGCACCGTGACACGCCAGGCCCTTCGTCTCATCAGCCGTCCTCACCTCACTCGGAGGCGTCGAAGCCGACCCGCGACGCACCGTCGGGCGAGACCAGGCGGATCTGA